A genomic stretch from Acinonyx jubatus isolate Ajub_Pintada_27869175 chromosome E2, VMU_Ajub_asm_v1.0, whole genome shotgun sequence includes:
- the PDP2 gene encoding pyruvate dehydrogenase [acetyl-transferring]-phosphatase 2, mitochondrial has product MSSTLPFWILNSARNSIATLQGGRRLYSRCASNRNKSRWRLFSQGPGTLKSSAPCSGFALQKAYRHTSTEEDDFHLQLSPEQVNEVLRAGESAHKILDLVRGAPNSVLRFESNQLAANSPVEDRRGVASCLQTSGLMFGIFDGHGGHACAQAVSERLFYYVAVSLMSQQTLERMEGAMESMKPLMPILQWLKHPGDSIYKDVTSVHLDHLRVYWQELLDLHMEMGLNIKEALMYSFQRLDSDISLEVQAPLEDEMTRNLSLQVAFSGATACMAHVDGVHLHVANAGDCRAILGVQEDNGMWSCLPLTRDHNAWNQAELSRLKREHPESEDRTVIVDNRLLGVLMPCRAFGDVQLKWSKELQRSVLERGFDTEALNIYQFTPPHYHTPPYLTAEPEVTYHRLRPQDKFLVLASDGLWDVLDNEGVVRLVVEHLAEASRHKPDLAQRPANLGLMQSLLQQRRAQVLRAADQNAATRLIRHAIGSNEYGEMEPERLTAMLTLPEDLARMYRDDITVTVVYFNSDSIDAYYKGG; this is encoded by the coding sequence ATGTCAAGTACTTTGCCCTTCTGGATCTTAAATTCTGCAAGGAACAGCATTGCCACGTTACAAGGGGGCAGACGTTTGTATTCAAGGTGTGcctcaaatagaaataaatcaaGATGGAGACTCTTTTCCCAGGGACCAGGCACCCTGAAGAGCAGTGCCCCGTGCAGTGGCTTTGCCCTGCAGAAAGCCTACAGACACACATCAACAGAGGAAGACGATTTCCACTTGCAACTCAGCCCTGAGCAGGTGAATGAAGTGCTGCGAGCCGGTGAGTCGGCTCACAAGATCCTCGACCTCGTCAGGGGAGCCCCAAATTCAGTGTTACGGTTTGAGAGCAACCAACTGGCTGCCAATTCCCCAGTGGAGGACCGGCGAGGTGTGGCTTCCTGCCTGCAGACCAGTGGGCTGATGTTTGGCATCTTCGATGGACATGGTGGCCATGCATGTGCTCAAGCAGTGAGCGAGAGGCTCTTCTACTATGTGGCGGTGTCGCTGatgtcccagcagaccctggagcgGATGGAGGGAGCCATGGAAAGCATGAAGCCCCTGATGCCCATCCTGCAATGGCTCAAGCACCCAGGGGACAGTATCTACAAGGATGTCACATCAGTGCACCTTGATCACCTCCGTGTCTACTGGCAGGAACTGCTTGACCTGCACATGGAAATGGGACTCAACATTAAGGAAGCATTAATGTATTCCTTCCAGAGACTGGATTCTGACATCTCACTGGAAGTCCAGGCCCCCCTGGAAGATGAGATGACGAGGAACCTTTCACTCCAGGTGGCCTTCTCTGGGGCTACAGCTTGCATGGCCCATGTTGATGGAGTTCACTTGCATGTGGCAAACGCTGGTGACTGTCGGGCCATCCTTGGGGTCCAGGAGGACAATGGCATGTGGTCTTGTCTGCCCCTCACACGCGACCACAATGCCTGGAACCAAGCTGAGCTGTCACGGCTAAAGAGGGAGCACCCTGAATCAGAGGACAGGACAGTCATTGTGGACAACAGGCTGCTGGGCGTGCTCATGCCCTGCAGGGCCTTCGGGGATGTCCAGCTGAAGTGGAGTAAAGAGCTGCAGCGCAGTGTCCTGGAGAGGGGCTTTGACACCGAGGCCCTAAACATTTACCAGTTCACCCCCCCACACTACCACACTCCACCCTACCTGACTGCTGAGCCTGAGGTCACCTACCACCGGCTGAGGCCCCAGGATAAGTTCCTTGTGTTGGCCTCAGATGGCCTGTGGGACGTGCTGGACAATGAGGGTGTGGTGAGGCTGGTGGTGGAGCACCTGGCAGAAGCAAGTCGGCATAAGCCGGACCTGGCCCAGAGACCCGCCAACCTAGGACTcatgcagagcctgctgcagCAGAGGAGAGCCCAGGTGCTGCGCGCAGCCGACCAAAATGCAGCCACGCGTCTGATCAGACACGCCATAGGGAGCAATGAGTATGGGGAGATGGAACCGGAGCGGCTAACAGCGATGCTGACTTTGCCAGAGGACTTGGCGAGGATGTACAGGGATGACATCACTGTCACCGTGGTGTATTTTAACTCAGACTCAATTGACGCATATTACAAAGGGGGTTAA